The genomic segment CCTCGACGGCGCTGACCAGCGCCATGATACTGTCCACATGAGCGTGTTGGAGGCGTCGTTGGAGGCGCGTCACGCGGCGCGTGAGAAGGCGAATGACCTGGGAGGCGTCCTCGGTGCCGGTCTGATTGATTTCGGTGGCGAGGCGCGGTGATCCTGGCAGGATGGCTGGGCGCCTCCGGCGAGAGGGGGCAACAAGAGCGGAGTCAGCACCCAGTAAGGTCATCGGTTATCCTGTCGCACGTTAGCGGCTTCCCACGGGCGCGTCGCACAGGGCGACGGCGAGTCCCAGATCGGATTGAGCGCAGTATGGCCTTTAGCAAGCGAATGGGGCGAACGTCCGGTGCGATAAGCGGGTCGGACCGCCCCGAAACGCGGCAAAATAAATACTTTTGTATATATATTGGTTTGGGGTCGGCCAGCGCGGCCGAAAAGCGGGGATAAACCGGCTTGGGCAGGCGAAGGCGACGGATTCTCGGTCTGAACAGCGGCACCAGCGCCGACGGCGTGGACGCGGTGGTCTGCGAAGTATCGGGCCGCGGCGCCGGGATGAAGGTCCGACTTCTGGGGCATCTTCATCGGGCGTACCGGCCCATGCTGCGTCAGCGGTTGCTGGCCGCGATGGCTCCAGCGGGCACGCAAACAGAGGAATTGTGCCTGCTGCATCGCGAAATCGGACTTGCATTTGGGGAGGCGGCGCGGGCGCTGTTGCGGCGGATGGGGCTTCGCCAGATCGATCTGGTCGGCTCACACGGTCAGACGATTTGCCATCTGCCGTCGGGAAGCGCTGTTGCACGTGGCGGGCCGAGCGCAACGCTTCAGATCGGCGATGCCGCGACGATTGCGCAAGAGTTGGGCGCGCCGGTGGTGAGCGACTTTCGTTCGGCGGACATCGCGGCAGGAGGGCAGGGGGCGCCGCTGGTGCCGTGGACCGACTGGGTGCTTTTTCATGATCCGCGGCGCACGCGCCTTGTTCAGAACATCGGCGGCATTGCAAATCTGACGTACTTGCCGGCGGGGCGCGGGCCGGATCACGTGGTCGCCTTCGACACCGGGCCGGGCATGATGGTCATCGACGCGCTGGTGCGGCATTTTTCTCGCGATCGCAAGTCGTTCGACGCCGGCGGCCGCATGGCAGCAACCGGCCGAATAGACGCAAAGCTGGCACTCGAGATGACGCCGCACAAGGAGTTGATTCGCATTCCGCCTCGTAGTTTCGGTCGCGAGGAGTTCGGCGAAGCTTACGTTGAACAGCTCTTGAAAAAGAATGCGCGGCGGCGGCTGCGCCCGGCTGATTGGATCGCCACGGCCACGGATGCCACCGCCGCGACCATCTGGTTGAGCTGCATCCTGCACCTGCCATTCAAGCGGCATGGGCCGCGTGTGGATGAAATCATCCTGTGCGGCGGCGGAGCGCGTAACGCGACACTGGTCAATATGCTGAAGCGCTATCTTTCGCTGGATGACCGGCTGGCCGGCGCACGGGTCTGCGATATCTCGGAATATGGCATCTCCGACGCGGCCAAGGAGAGCGTATCGTTCGCCATGCTGGCAGCCGCGCGGGTGGACGGCGTTCCCGCGAACCTGCGGCGCGTGACCGGGGCAAGTCGGCGCGTGCTGCTGGGGCAGGTGTATGAACCGGGGGCCGTACGATGAAGCGCAGCGATCGTACTCGTCGCGCGAAGCCGATTCGACGTGGAACGAGGGGCCTTGGCGCCGCGAAGCATCAGCGCCGCGGCCACCTGCTGACCGAACAGCGCAACAGACGATCGATGAATCTTGACGCGTTAACCCTCTCCGATGCATTCGAGGTGATGAACGCCGAAGACGCGCAAGTTCCGCGTGCCGTCGCGAAAGCGAAGCGCGAAATTGTCCGTGCAATTGAGATGGTGTCCGCCGCCTGGCAGCACGGCGGCCGGCTGATTTACATCGGCGCGGGAACAAGCGGGCGGCTGGGCGTTCTGGATGCGTCGGAGTGTCCGCCAACGTTTCGCAGCGATCCGCGAATGGTTCGCGGCATCATCGCCGGCGGAAAGAAGGCGCTCTGGCGAAGCGTGGAGGGCGCCGAAGACGAGGCGAGTGCAGCGGTTGCGGCGATTCGAGACATGAAACTGACCCGGCACGACGTGCTGATGGGCATCGCGACCGGGGGCACGACGCCGTATGTGCATGCGGCGCTGGCCGAGGCGCGGCGGCGCGGCGCGAAGACGATTTTCTTCGCCTGCGTGCCGCGGCAACAGGTTCGCGCGACGTGCGACGTGGACATCCGCGTGCTTGTCGGTCCGGAAGTGCTGACTGGCTCGACGCGTTTGAAGGCCGGGACGGCGACCAAGCTGGTGTTGAACATGATCACGACGCTGTCGATGGTTCGGCTCGGCAAGACGTTCGGCAACCTGATGGTCGATTTGAACAGCTATGCGTGTCGCAAACTGGTGGATCGCGCGACACGCGTCGTCAGCGAAGTGACGGGGCATTCATACTCCTCGTCAGGCCGGCTGCTTCGCGCGGCGCGCGGAAGCGCGAAGACGGCGATCGTGATGGGCCTGTGCGGCCTGCCCCGCGACGCGGCGGAACAATTGCTGCGACGGCACGGCGGCCGGGTACGAGGGGTCATCCAGTCGGCGGGCACAGGATCGCGCCGTGCGCGAACTGCGAGGGCGCGATCGCGCGCTTGAAAGTGCCGCCGGTTCATCGACAATGGCGGCCATGCAAGAGAAGCCACCTACGACCTGCGATCTGACGATCCGCGTGCGCTACGCCGAGAGCGATCCGATGGGCTACCTTCATCACTCGAAGTACTTCGAGTATTTCGAGATGGGGCGGACGGAGTTGCTGCGGCAGGCGGGTTTTCGCTATCGCGATCTGGAGTCGGCGGGGGTGTTGTTCGCGGTCGCGCGGATCGAGTGCCGTTTCAAGGCCCCGGCGTACTACGATGACGAGCTGACGCTGACGACGAAGATTGAGCGGATGACGCGAGCGCGGATCGATCACTCCTACTTGTTGAAGCGCGATGGCGTGGTGCTCTGTGAGGCCAATTCGGTGCTTGCATGCATCGATCGATCGGGCAAATTGATCCCGATCCCCGACGAAATCTTCATTCACTCCGAACCTTGAATCGAACGGCGGTCTCTGCGTGATCTGGGTTTTTGTCACGATCGGCATGCTCGCGTTCGCCAGTGCGATTCACGGTGCGATGACTGCCGCCACGGAAGACGGACGCGATTCCGTCGGACGGCTGATGCACAGTATTGCGGCGCTGTTGCTGATCGGCGCGTGGGCAACAGGACACGCGACGAGCATCGGCTGGGGCTGCCTGGCGGTGGCTGCGGCGATGGAGATCGGCCTGCGTGCCCGCGCGCGCGAGATCGAGCGCAGGATCGCGTCGCAACAGGCCGCGCGCGGTGCGAATCCGGCGATTCAAGACGGATCCGACCCCATGCCGGGCGATGAGGGGGCGATCCGATCTGCAACCGTGAAGGAGCGCCGCGCAACATCGATCGCCGAGGACGGCTCCGAGTTCAGCGAGAATTCATCCGAGCGCGAAATACCCGGGGCGGTCTCGGCGTCTGCGCCGCCGTTTGTGACGGTCGCACTCCTTCGCGAGGCGCATCAGGTGACGGGTGACATTTTCGTGGCATCGGTGCGCCGATCGGGCCGGCGCGA from the Planctomycetia bacterium genome contains:
- the murQ gene encoding N-acetylmuramic acid 6-phosphate etherase yields the protein MKRSDRTRRAKPIRRGTRGLGAAKHQRRGHLLTEQRNRRSMNLDALTLSDAFEVMNAEDAQVPRAVAKAKREIVRAIEMVSAAWQHGGRLIYIGAGTSGRLGVLDASECPPTFRSDPRMVRGIIAGGKKALWRSVEGAEDEASAAVAAIRDMKLTRHDVLMGIATGGTTPYVHAALAEARRRGAKTIFFACVPRQQVRATCDVDIRVLVGPEVLTGSTRLKAGTATKLVLNMITTLSMVRLGKTFGNLMVDLNSYACRKLVDRATRVVSEVTGHSYSSSGRLLRAARGSAKTAIVMGLCGLPRDAAEQLLRRHGGRVRGVIQSAGTGSRRARTARARSRA
- a CDS encoding acyl-CoA thioesterase is translated as MQEKPPTTCDLTIRVRYAESDPMGYLHHSKYFEYFEMGRTELLRQAGFRYRDLESAGVLFAVARIECRFKAPAYYDDELTLTTKIERMTRARIDHSYLLKRDGVVLCEANSVLACIDRSGKLIPIPDEIFIHSEP
- a CDS encoding anhydro-N-acetylmuramic acid kinase, which produces MGRRRRRILGLNSGTSADGVDAVVCEVSGRGAGMKVRLLGHLHRAYRPMLRQRLLAAMAPAGTQTEELCLLHREIGLAFGEAARALLRRMGLRQIDLVGSHGQTICHLPSGSAVARGGPSATLQIGDAATIAQELGAPVVSDFRSADIAAGGQGAPLVPWTDWVLFHDPRRTRLVQNIGGIANLTYLPAGRGPDHVVAFDTGPGMMVIDALVRHFSRDRKSFDAGGRMAATGRIDAKLALEMTPHKELIRIPPRSFGREEFGEAYVEQLLKKNARRRLRPADWIATATDATAATIWLSCILHLPFKRHGPRVDEIILCGGGARNATLVNMLKRYLSLDDRLAGARVCDISEYGISDAAKESVSFAMLAAARVDGVPANLRRVTGASRRVLLGQVYEPGAVR